aaaaaaaattatttttcgttaataaaattaatattgaaataaacattattttttaaataaaaattattttttgttattgtaggctattttataaaatgacaatttttgtatgtataatttcaaaaattttttcttgcttGTCTAAATTTTCCGTAGAGAAAGAGATGTCACtagataacataaaataatgttggaAAAATATAGGGAAAAATCTCTTAAAAAGATTATCAGTATAAGGATCTCTCACAAAATCATAGATCTGGTCCTGTCATCAGATCCTCTATTTgcgacaaaaaattaaaaattaattttttcctcaATAAGagctgtaatatatatttttttaaatataattattaaaaaaagtcaaagtgaaccaaaatgtttataactttaaactctttttataattcatagtTGTACAACTAATTACACCTAAAACTCTGTACTGTAGCTCTCATTAAActttttctcacaatttaatttagaaatttaaactttctaagcactaaattttatttttttaaatcacaactcttattgtatcttttaaatataaatataaatttaagagatCAGAGTCCTCAGAAATGTAAGATTTTAGCACGCCAAAGATATCAATATTTGTCAAGTCTTAAACAATAACATgtcaatcaaattatattgctAAAGAAATTGAGAATTTCGTCGAGAcacaatttgcatattttttgctGTGTATGCGCATTATCTGTTTATGCATCAAAATTCGCATTTTGAAACTAAGCAATTTTCATCGTGGCACAATTTCAGAAATATCGACTTTAATGCCTGTGATATGTCAGTATGCATAAAAAAGTCTCTTGAATTGCTGTGTTGGTTTTTTACGCGTATACACatgttaaaactttattaaaacttttacaaatatataattgaaatttttacgcacttttcaactttttttctatatatcatatatttttctaattttcaggATTTTATATTACAGTTTAATACGATTTTTCATTGATTCCTTTAACATCTATatcttaaacatttttcatattgaagaaaaatgtaaGACTTGTGTTGGAAAAGCcaaaacattttgtaattgtgttgaattaattatatgtgaaataaaataaaaatcaagaattaaatgtaacaaGTAATCAAAGATGAACTATCATCATCAATATATTGGCTTGCTTTTGcaagtaatttatttgatcGCGAATTGCTTCGcggaaaatttaatacttaatgtaaactataaaaaaccAATTGCTGTAACTAGTAACGCGTTTCTCAGTTTTACACTGGATCCAGCAACCTTACTGCATAGTACCGATGCATTCACGTaagtatttcattaaaaagaaaaaatttacaaatactaacaaaatattaatttttacaaacattagtaaaatattaattaaaaataattattttattttgcaggaattggtattttattgaatttatatcaaagtttCAGTTAATGTTTCgtcaatttttcgaaaaaaattaatttttgataaatttcttaattttatgaaatattttaatttttttttattacatattataattattaatattttaaaaacagaaattGTAAGTAactattaaaagtttttaattgttGTCAATAAAATACCAATCtgttaagattattttttgttatataaagttactgtCATATATAAGATGAGTTATAATATAGtgcaatacaataataaagtttgaattttattttattataatctatctCTCTGTAATTGAGAAGATAAAAGAAGCCCTTTTGAGTTCAaacattctaataaaaaagtatgtttaaatataaaaagaaatgtctgataaaaaaagaaatctatattattacaatctgTATTAATCATTCAGCCAGAATATCGAAAGAAGCACAAACATGGCCCGAGGTTTGATGCCTGCTTACATTCGTCTTGGAGGATCACAAAGCAACTCTTATATCTTTGAGCGAGAGTATTCGCATAACGCTGATGTCGATTCAAATAACACGTTTggtaaagtattatattaaatattttaaatcttaaaagatTCTCTGTAGATCTCTTAAGATCTCTAAATCTAGAAACTTTTAACGAACGACGTATTTAATCCGAAAATGTATCGTGTACAGAAAATTTAGTTATACcaagtattaaattataatcataaaatttgttttattccttttttgtgtttaatagtttcatttcatatatatataacgaaacTATGACACAAAAAGTgtgataaaacaaattttctctaataaaataattacacgaCAATGAAacttatatcatataaaatagaaacaaactaatttttttatcacataatttaatgcaatagtatactttatgtaaatataagaaactttgaaaaaaacaagacTTGAGCAATACATTGCATCGAGCCGAAGACTGCAAAAATGACACAaactctttaataaaaaactcttaaataaaaaattacaaaaattaattgttcatatgttttcaataaatatgacaatgttCTAATTTCCTGACCATGCGACGAATTTAATCGTTGTGAACGGACTAAAAGGATAGCAAGGACGATGTCAATGAATGAGGACGGTGCGATGATGTAATGCTAATGTCATTAATTCATTTTGAGGTTGCCAGTAGTTATATGCACGTCCATTAGCCTTGATAGCAAGAGCGCTCAGTGAGTGTCATAATGCAACGTCGACAAGCTGCGAGATAATAGTATGATCGTGAATTTCAAAGCgtcaatgtaatatttaaattattgcacTTGTGCCGATATAAAGTAATGttgaataaataacatttgcTGATGCAATTACAAACGTCAAGTTATTCTCAATTAGTTATTGATTAATCGTTAATCAGtctatttaaataagtttttaaatataaatctatttatgtGTTAATCGCAatttcgtctctctctctctctctctctctctctctctctctctctctctccctctctattttatattaaattaaaagtttacctttattattagaaagttAAAACTTTAGAAAATAACTAGAAAATACTTTACTCTTAaatagttaatttattttaaaaaatctttctgtTTCAATTAAAccatttgcatttattatgatcacatttataattgcgatatttgcaaatacatttatgaaaaaagatttaaaattgttatgtattattcacgaatgtacatattttatatcaaatgtgATAGCATTTgcctattctttatttaaatggTTAAATCAAAACTTTATTGCCTCGTATAcatgtacaaaaaatacaaaaaataatattgaagacATGTATTGAAAAGTTGAGCCTTGAAAGATTATATCAATGTGCATATTTCAGGAAATTATTGtcaattgtatttttgttgttcaattatattgatattttcgtaaaaaaattaaaaattcaatttttagcaatttaataaaaataataataattttatgtataagatGCGTATGTGTTTGAGATTATCACTATTCTTTGTTTAGGTCGTCCTACAGAATGTTGAAATTTTACGCgttttaattttgtagaaaaccAATGGACACTGATATATCAATGGGCAAAAAACATTGGATTCGATATAATAGTATGCATCGCacctcgaaatatatatatcgagaatacatcaaaaatacatttaaaaaattggacaAACATAACGGAGCTTCTCTCTTTTAGCGATCTCATGGGTTACAACATCAACTGGCAATTGGGTTATggtaaaaatctttgaaaactTTATGTTTCTGAagcaatgatatatatatatatatatatatatatatatatatataacattagatTGAAACTTAGTATTTAATATCTCAgagtgaatttaaaattttataaatttcttaaatataaaaaaaaaaatacattttttaaatatttaattttttgaattattctataaaaaatataaaatttatatatttttttaaaatatctaattttttaattgttataaaatatttttccgtaGAATGCCAAACTAAATGCAATTTATCCGGTGGAGATCTAGGACAATATGTCGCAAATTTGCGTGAAATGCTGAAGACTTTCCCGAGATATTCAAATAGTTTAATCACGGGACCAGACATTGTGGGTTATAGAACAGCGAAAGAGCAGAAATATCTTCAAGATTATCTTACTTTGGCAGACACTGCGCTTTCGGCAATTACATGGCATCCGTaagtgttttattttatcttataaatagatatatttaatacataaaaattctatgaaaataaaattgcattacgttgataaaaaattgtttttctctatatgatttgtgataaatatgtaataaaattatattttaatttaaaaacaccggtatacatatacatatgtaattttaatttttgtttaaatatacatatatatatatatatatatatatatatatatatatgtatatttaaacttagtcaaaaataaatattaagtaaattaaaataaattaaattaataatatataataataataataataataaataataacataaaaatataataaaaaataatactaaagtaaaataataagatgttACACAAATTAGATTTGTGtgcgtaataaaaaataataaaaaaataaaagaaaattaaccaATATCTTGGAtggatttaatattatgtaatcgttaatcatattaattactaACAGGAAttattgtcaaataatttcaGCGATTTTGCTAGTGTCTCTTTAAATAATGACATTATTTCCATGTATTACGATAATATGGTTGCTGATAAGAACGAGCTGTACAAAATTATCAGTCATATGACGAGCAAAAAACCGTTATGGATTGGTAAGAACGTtctaaagttataaaataaactatataatagtattgtcaaaatttatataattatttatatttatacgttgtacagttgaattttatatttatattatatttatgttatatttatatttatctaatttttaccTATTTgtgtcttatatttttatttaaacgttttatatttaatttatatgtatcatatTACACATAGATTTTatgcgcgcgcacgcgcgcgatgtaaaattcatatatttataaaattatttacatgcaTCTATTGTTATGTAATAGCGGAATCAAAACCCGAAAAGTTTAAACATACATATCTAGGAGCACTTACTTGGACGATAAGACTTGGAAATGCTGCAAAACTTGACACACAAGTTATAATGAGACAaccatcaaatttttataaagcaaCTCCTGTAAGTCACTTGCAATATCTTAAATGTATTCAGCTATATCTatcgtatattattaaacacatttaactgcatttgatatatattgtagtaactgataaaaagattatagaaatatcaaaaattgtatGTGAGATGGATTTACGTGCTTAAATTAAATgagataaatacaaaaaattataagatactattaataatatcatttttataatcaggATTACTGGGTATCTTTATTACACAAGACCTTAGTGGGGCGCCAAGTTTTGGAACTAAAACTTCAATCAAACAACGAAAGTTCCGTACATTTGTATAGCCAATGCACGAAACCTTCTGCGTTGTACGATAAAGGAGCTATTACCATTTTCGGTGTAAATTTAACGCCAAAAGAAGTGACCGCTTATCTAAAAGAtctcaaaatcaaaattcttcACAAATACATTCTGTCGCCAGATTTCACAACTGGCAACAAAATGTTTTCAGAGTAAGTAACTTTATAACATAtgtgtattgtatattaaataaagcactttgcaaaattctttcgtatataatattattataaacgaaatatagtgtgtgtatatatatatatatatattattattaaaatattattttttagaaaaatcttattaaataacaaaccACTCGATTTAATAAACGATGAAAAATTACCTAATTTAAATCCAGAGATCATTATCAAGCCTGATGGTTCTGAATTAAAGCTCTCTTCCGGGGACATAGGTTTCTGGGTTATACCTAATGCAAAGGTaaactaatatatacaaaaatatttcgcctatcaaatttaaaaataactgaaaTAGTATCAATTTAATAGGTAGAAGCTTGCGTTTATTCTGAGGAGGAAACGGCCGATAACattacagaaaagaaattacatacgatacaagataaaaatatcattcaaCAAGACAATCAAGAAGAAAGAAACATTAataacatgaaaaattatcagCATTTAGTGCAGGGATCTGGAAGAATAAAGAGAGATATCGGCAAGAATTTAGAAATAGGCCCGAGGAAAAACAATGTTTTCAAGAGACGTCCGAAACTTGACAATATGAAAGATTATATAAGCGAGAAAAATACAAAGCGGAAGAATGATTTCAGAAGAGATGAATTGTCGATACCATTTAATCCAAGGACCACCGATAGCGACGAGAACAATTTCTACGGCTTCTTTCGACGTAAGCCTATCAAAGGATTCCCCGAAAGCGACATTTTTATCACAATGGGAGACTCGTTGGAGCAAAATAGCAAAGATTACGATTATGTTGAAGATGAAAACAATGAAAACGGTTCAATGCAAAATACGAAGCATAGAAATGAAAAACATATAGAAGATGATACATGGATAGAAATGGAAAATGATCACATACCAAACGAGTTCTTTGAAAATGTTAAGTTTTTCAATACAAGAATTAAGGAAAATCCGAAAAACTATGATGATCTATTGCAAGCAGAATTTTCCCCCCAAAAATATGAGAATGTCAgagataatgataaaataactgcgataaaagtttttcaagaACAATTACCCAacaagaaaaaggaaaaacgaGCCGTAGAAAAGAGCATGCAacagttaattaattactacaATTCCAAAGAACAATTACATGATCGTGATACGAAATACGAAGCACCAGGTCTTGCATTGAGACGCTTTTCGACGCCATTAAGCCAATTTGTCAAAAGTCCAATTTACATCAATCATCAAGAGTCAAATATAAAACCTGAAGAAACAAAACTGAAAGTGGAATCAGGATTAAAAGCttcgagttttttttatcaacctTCTCAAACTGCCACTGTAAATTCGAATTATAACAATTAccatactaaaaatataaaacacgaGCAAACCAACTTGAATAAAGATAAGATTTTGGCCACGAATATATCAGGTAGtactgataatattaaaacagaaacaattaaatttcccCGAGGTAATGATGTAAATATGGAATATTCTAGTCGCGAAAAACAATatcctattttttataataaaagagttAAAAGAAGTAATCAGGCAAAGATGCAAAAAGTCCTTGCTGAGGAAatgattaaagaaaataaagaaaattccgGAAATTGCCATTGTAGAAATATCCGAGCTTCCCATTTGTCAAAGAAGCTTTGTTATTGTCGTGTAAAACGCGATAGtcaaatattttcagattCTTCTTCAGAAATAGAAAGGATAAAGAGCGTAGTAGGAAACGCGCAATCGAAAAGAAATGTTGAAAATTCTACGATGAAAGAAGAAGACGAGGAAATTATGGCGGGAGAGATACTCCCAAGTGAAAGTATCGAATCCGATTATGAAGAATATGAAATAACTGCAGGAACTATAACCACGGAATCAAATACATTGGATTATAGTGGATTACCAAGCTCCACAATGCAGACCATCGATGAAAATTCAACATCAATAATAATGGATAATTCAGAAATAAACAATACTTGGGAGCAATATGAAAATGTAGACAAATCTAACATCaagaagtttttaataaattcaacattttctttaaataacgAAGAAGAttcaaataacaataatattgttaacaatgacattacaaaagaaatattttttcgtaccAAGTTATCAGACGTCCAATCGGAAAACAAGAAAACGACGTGCGATCCTTTCCAGattgtttctaaaatgtctttggataataaaaataatcggcaAGAACTGGTTGCCTCCACGACTGAGTATAGACAGGAAACGACCCGCGAAAAAACGCAAGATCTCATtaacaagaagaaaaaagcCGACAATTCAGTTTATTCAACAGTCACCGAAAGTCAGAAAAACGAAGAACGGCATGAcaataactataaaattagTTTGAGCTCGACAAATTCTCTAGAAACAACGGAAATCTTTTCCGAAGAACAGGCGACGACGGAAGCAATTTTATTGAAGCAAATAGCGGATATAGCAATTGACAATTCGGGATCGAACGGGATCGAGTCAAGAACGAAAtcaaaagataaagatatacaACAAAATGTAGAAGATAATCCGAATCGAAATATTGAATCTGAAATgaagttaaagaaaaatatcgacaCGAAGAAATTGAAAACCATATGTCAGCCATTGAGAGAAAATGCCAGATATGAGGACAGATACTTGAACAGACGCGCCAAACAGATCAACAAGCTGAAAGAAAAGCTGTATGAGAAACGAAAGAGACTGTTGCAGCAGTCTTGTCATGAACTAACAAAGATTGCCGACGAACAGAAGCGGAATctgaagagaagagaaacgtgGGAGAAATTTTACGGAAACGATGATTTTCGTCATCCGATCGATCGAGAAGAGTTTGTTGGCATTCTGATCGACGACGACGTTacttataaagataataataatgaaatatatgaaattccTATTGAATTTGTTTCCAAACagtatgaaaatattccaaGTCGACTGTATACACTTCCGGAAGTAAAAAAACAACATTATCcgaaatatagtaaatattatcaatatccTCGATATTTGAAAGTAATTGAAGATGATGGAGAATCAACATTTATACCTTCAGATcgcaaatataatcaatattatgagcatcttccaaaaataattcaagataAACAAGAAGCATCTAGATTTTCGGATCGTAAACATGATCAAGATTGTCAGTATtccgaaaaaataattgcagacGAATCAAAAGCAACTTCTAAATTTTCTGATCGTAGAATATTTGCAATCGATCCTTCAACGTACCGTAACGGTGAGCCGATATTACAATTGTACGAGAACCACTCCAAACTTCCGAAATATTATTCGAAGATTAAATCCGAAAATCAAAATTCAGTTCCAAGATGGATGCTTGAAAAAATCAGTCGAGTTCTTTCGAAATCAACATTTAGCCAAGATCAACATCAAATTCCCAAGTTACACGAATACACGAAGAAAACACCGATTAAAAATGACGAAGAAAATGCTAatgtcgtatatatttttgacgcACAAAGACAACATAACCGACCGAATAATCTCGCGAGATTTGCACAAAATTGGTTAAATCCCTCCGATCGTTGGAATATCAATCAAACTGTAAATAATAACacagcaaataaattaaataatatttatagaaatcttGAAGTGGGACATGATAATTTAGACGTTCCTATAACGGATAACAAAAcagaattgaaaaaagatgtgggaattggaaaatatatagaaaacgaACAATTTGTCAATTCtcatgatgaaaaaaaatttaaagctatTGCAGAGTCAGAATATAGAACAGAACTTTtgaataataagagaaaaaatgtagcagggaatataaataataaaatagttacaGATACtccagaaattaataaattgaacaaTTCAAATGAGAAGATACaaaatgacataaatattaagatgtcTAGCAATAATAAGACAATCAAAGAAGTCGAAAAAATTCTTGATAATGATTTTGGATTAAGTAAACTTGAAAAAGGAAATGCAAGAACAAGGATACGAAGAAATATTGAACAACAAAAGAGCGATGAATATCTACAGCGATTGTTATATCATCTGTAACGTatttcattgttttatttatatttattactttattgaaTGAGATctcttgtgtatatatatatatagacaaataACAATATTGACACTAaagtttatgtataataattgtagagagagcgcaattttttgttatattttatatattatgtaatgtaacatatacagggtatccCAGACTTACCATCTGTTAATGATAGATTTCTGAGGCCATTTAGAGACTAAAATCCTATCAAAATGTCGAGACTATAATAGTTTGTCATGCTAATTGGTCAGCTTTAAACTCTtatcatttgaaaattattatagtctCAAATTTTAGTATTAGGATTTTCGTCTCTAAATGGCCTCAGGAATCCACCATTAACAGGTGATACGATAAATCTGGGGcaccctgtatatttattgttttagtaaaataagatataaatatttttaaaatttcacaattaaatctttaaatatttttctatttttatttgtttgtcagtattaaataacatattattctTTTGATCTTTAGATTAACAAAAAAAGGTACACGAGATGGATCAATCTATGGTACGTATGATCATTTGAAGAAAAGCTCCGaggaaatattttgcaaacagCCAATCCCACTTTATCACTtgtcaaaaaatgatgaatcaTTATTAAACACTGTcttgtttcaaaaattaaaaaattacttgacTTGCTCGGAAAAAGACTTGGAAATCAATCAgcaagatgaaaaaaaatctaagtCACGAAAGTATATCGTATTTATACCGTCTAAGGAGAAGGATTCATATAAGATGTTAGAAGTGAAAGATTATGACGAGTCGTTAGAAACTTTCGAGATTCCTTATTTCGagaatcaatatttatcaCGAAAACTATCAGATTCAATAATTAGAGATTCGGATGATAAATCTTCAGAAGAACTTATATACGAAAATCTTTCGGATCTGTTAAAtgagaatattgaaaatatttcagataaaaaGGTTTATTCATCAGAAAATGTGCAGGATGTTTCTGTAGATGTCAAAGATAGTGGAATTAATCATGAATTAGAAAAGGAAGACGAACAATTTAATAGCGAAGAAATCAGATAT
This Anoplolepis gracilipes chromosome 12, ASM4749672v1, whole genome shotgun sequence DNA region includes the following protein-coding sequences:
- the LOC140671610 gene encoding uncharacterized protein isoform X1; this translates as MNYHHQYIGLLLQVIYLIANCFAENLILNVNYKKPIAVTSNAFLSFTLDPATLLHSTDAFTQNIERSTNMARGLMPAYIRLGGSQSNSYIFEREYSHNADVDSNNTFENQWTLIYQWAKNIGFDIIVCIAPRNIYIENTSKIHLKNWTNITELLSFSDLMGYNINWQLGYECQTKCNLSGGDLGQYVANLREMLKTFPRYSNSLITGPDIVGYRTAKEQKYLQDYLTLADTALSAITWHPDFASVSLNNDIISMYYDNMVADKNELYKIISHMTSKKPLWIAESKPEKFKHTYLGALTWTIRLGNAAKLDTQVIMRQPSNFYKATPDYWVSLLHKTLVGRQVLELKLQSNNESSVHLYSQCTKPSALYDKGAITIFGVNLTPKEVTAYLKDLKIKILHKYILSPDFTTGNKMFSEKILLNNKPLDLINDEKLPNLNPEIIIKPDGSELKLSSGDIGFWVIPNAKVEACVYSEEETADNITEKKLHTIQDKNIIQQDNQEERNINNMKNYQHLVQGSGRIKRDIGKNLEIGPRKNNVFKRRPKLDNMKDYISEKNTKRKNDFRRDELSIPFNPRTTDSDENNFYGFFRRKPIKGFPESDIFITMGDSLEQNSKDYDYVEDENNENGSMQNTKHRNEKHIEDDTWIEMENDHIPNEFFENVKFFNTRIKENPKNYDDLLQAEFSPQKYENVRDNDKITAIKVFQEQLPNKKKEKRAVEKSMQQLINYYNSKEQLHDRDTKYEAPGLALRRFSTPLSQFVKSPIYINHQESNIKPEETKLKVESGLKASSFFYQPSQTATVNSNYNNYHTKNIKHEQTNLNKDKILATNISGSTDNIKTETIKFPRGNDVNMEYSSREKQYPIFYNKRVKRSNQAKMQKVLAEEMIKENKENSGNCHCRNIRASHLSKKLCYCRVKRDSQIFSDSSSEIERIKSVVGNAQSKRNVENSTMKEEDEEIMAGEILPSESIESDYEEYEITAGTITTESNTLDYSGLPSSTMQTIDENSTSIIMDNSEINNTWEQYENVDKSNIKKFLINSTFSLNNEEDSNNNNIVNNDITKEIFFRTKLSDVQSENKKTTCDPFQIVSKMSLDNKNNRQELVASTTEYRQETTREKTQDLINKKKKADNSVYSTVTESQKNEERHDNNYKISLSSTNSLETTEIFSEEQATTEAILLKQIADIAIDNSGSNGIESRTKSKDKDIQQNVEDNPNRNIESEMKLKKNIDTKKLKTICQPLRENARYEDRYLNRRAKQINKLKEKLYEKRKRLLQQSCHELTKIADEQKRNLKRRETWEKFYGNDDFRHPIDREEFVGILIDDDVTYKDNNNEIYEIPIEFVSKQYENIPSRLYTLPEVKKQHYPKYSKYYQYPRYLKVIEDDGESTFIPSDRKYNQYYEHLPKIIQDKQEASRFSDRKHDQDCQYSEKIIADESKATSKFSDRRIFAIDPSTYRNGEPILQLYENHSKLPKYYSKIKSENQNSVPRWMLEKISRVLSKSTFSQDQHQIPKLHEYTKKTPIKNDEENANVVYIFDAQRQHNRPNNLARFAQNWLNPSDRWNINQTVNNNTANKLNNIYRNLEVGHDNLDVPITDNKTELKKDVGIGKYIENEQFVNSHDEKKFKAIAESEYRTELLNNKRKNVAGNINNKIVTDTPEINKLNNSNEKIQNDINIKMSSNNKTIKEVEKILDNDFGLSKLEKGNARTRIRRNIEQQKSDEYLQRLLYHLLTKKGTRDGSIYGTYDHLKKSSEEIFCKQPIPLYHLSKNDESLLNTVLFQKLKNYLTCSEKDLEINQQDEKKSKSRKYIVFIPSKEKDSYKMLEVKDYDESLETFEIPYFENQYLSRKLSDSIIRDSDDKSSEELIYENLSDLLNENIENISDKKVYSSENVQDVSVDVKDSGINHELEKEDEQFNSEEIRYLSDQIRSDKYGMFLLFPWKKNRNIRQRREIRNRLNGGINQIDDEMQSNKLNSIENIKSKDIENSLNNNNIDKQEKEKMITKKDIETNYLQTQIDKRTDDNLLEDFIKARKKNYLLYNNKILSMKNKEKDKSLKSNILKSNEKLPSFTEKVIQKLQNYTITDGLENMQNLTESVEPVIENFKEKYNETVLGSDEEKHLKNITSETTSNFFQAAIEHIKKFISFLQIFQIFM